In Streptomyces canus, one DNA window encodes the following:
- a CDS encoding bifunctional DNA primase/polymerase, producing the protein MNATPEVLRVALALAAAGLPILPLRAGKVPFGNCRTCRGNTCGGRPNMKAAGPCRCPAPCHAWGAATTDPHVLTSPAWVRAWRAAVAIAYHPGGAGLTVVDLDNATAVAWARATLPATRTVPTTRGEHWLYQGAMPSANAVRPGVDIKSLTQYARWLGPGAGRMVALPSTVRALVVKEETTPGRRGVASSPRTLAPWSRQVATGCRHTERYVRTGLERGLALVRARTESGAGSQAFGVARFLAAQHTDCPGPCGLAAIGEEIVTAAVSVGVPEGYARRAVTNGLEAAGERAA; encoded by the coding sequence ATGAACGCGACACCTGAAGTCCTGCGGGTTGCCCTCGCCCTCGCGGCGGCCGGCCTCCCGATCCTGCCCCTGCGAGCGGGCAAGGTCCCATTCGGCAACTGCCGGACGTGCAGGGGGAACACGTGCGGTGGCCGGCCCAACATGAAGGCGGCGGGACCCTGCCGGTGCCCCGCGCCGTGCCACGCGTGGGGGGCTGCGACCACCGACCCGCACGTCCTCACCTCGCCTGCATGGGTGCGGGCGTGGCGGGCGGCGGTGGCCATCGCCTACCACCCCGGAGGGGCCGGACTGACCGTCGTCGACCTCGACAACGCGACGGCCGTCGCATGGGCCCGCGCAACCCTGCCCGCCACCCGGACCGTGCCGACCACGCGCGGCGAGCACTGGCTCTACCAGGGCGCCATGCCGTCCGCGAACGCGGTCCGGCCGGGCGTCGACATCAAGTCCCTGACTCAGTACGCACGTTGGCTCGGACCCGGCGCCGGTCGCATGGTGGCCCTACCGTCCACCGTCCGCGCCCTGGTCGTGAAGGAAGAGACCACCCCCGGCCGGCGCGGGGTGGCATCTTCTCCTCGCACCCTCGCCCCGTGGTCGCGGCAGGTGGCCACCGGGTGCCGCCACACCGAGCGCTACGTCCGCACCGGTCTGGAACGCGGCCTCGCACTCGTGAGGGCCCGCACCGAATCCGGCGCAGGCTCCCAGGCGTTCGGCGTCGCCCGGTTCCTCGCCGCCCAACACACTGACTGCCCCGGACCATGCGGCCTCGCGGCGATCGGCGAGGAGATCGTGACCGCCGCCGTATCCGTCGGTGTCCCTGAGGGCTACGCGCGCCGCGCGGTCACCAACGGCCTTGAGGCGGCCGGGGAGCGCGCGGCATGA
- a CDS encoding XRE family transcriptional regulator — MTDDRPAWARRIAAERQARDWSQRDAVRALRAHAPTELPAEDSMIRQWKRWESGQAPNDFYQPIIAAVFGTVTHALFPAPSRRDGDKEILAASGMETLEIVSRLNRSDVDSATLDALRITTDRLCSEYPFMPSAQLLVEGRQWLRRVVDLHTKSLTLAQHREVLALSGWLALLVGCVEYDTGDRHAAESTRRAALSLATESDHPEVAGWAHEMRAWFALTTGDYRGVIAAAQAGAETAAHHSVAVQLAGQEAKAWARLGDRRQVEVALDKGRRLLEGMPYPENLDNHFVVDPGKFDFYAMDCYRLVGEDKLARTLAQEVLRAGTDFDGTERSPMRNAEARVTLGVTAAREGDLEQALIHGERALQGERQSVPSLIMTSRELAAVMRQRYSTEPAAQDYLNHLQDLGREKPGFLPS, encoded by the coding sequence ATGACTGACGACAGGCCCGCATGGGCGCGACGCATCGCTGCCGAACGACAGGCACGCGACTGGTCACAGCGTGACGCGGTCAGGGCGCTGCGTGCGCACGCACCCACGGAGCTGCCGGCAGAGGACAGCATGATTCGCCAGTGGAAGCGCTGGGAGTCCGGCCAGGCACCGAACGACTTCTATCAACCGATCATCGCGGCCGTGTTCGGCACGGTCACGCACGCCCTCTTCCCTGCGCCGTCTCGCCGGGACGGAGACAAGGAGATCTTGGCAGCGAGCGGCATGGAGACTCTGGAAATCGTGAGTCGCCTGAACCGGTCCGACGTCGACAGTGCGACGCTCGATGCTCTCCGAATCACCACGGACCGTCTCTGCTCTGAGTACCCATTCATGCCGAGTGCTCAGCTCCTCGTCGAGGGGCGCCAGTGGCTTCGCCGCGTGGTTGACCTGCACACGAAGAGCCTCACCCTTGCCCAGCATCGCGAGGTGCTCGCGCTGTCGGGTTGGCTCGCTTTGCTGGTCGGCTGTGTCGAGTACGACACGGGGGACCGCCACGCCGCGGAGTCGACGCGCCGTGCCGCTCTCTCGCTCGCGACCGAGTCCGACCACCCCGAAGTGGCGGGGTGGGCACACGAGATGCGAGCGTGGTTCGCCCTCACGACCGGCGACTACCGCGGGGTCATCGCGGCAGCGCAGGCCGGGGCAGAGACCGCAGCCCACCACAGCGTCGCTGTGCAGCTCGCCGGCCAGGAAGCCAAAGCATGGGCACGGCTCGGGGACCGTCGGCAGGTTGAGGTGGCTCTCGACAAGGGGCGCCGACTGCTGGAGGGAATGCCGTATCCCGAGAACCTGGACAACCACTTTGTCGTTGACCCCGGCAAGTTCGACTTCTACGCGATGGACTGCTACCGGCTGGTTGGGGAGGACAAGCTTGCGCGAACACTCGCGCAAGAGGTCCTGCGTGCAGGGACGGACTTCGATGGCACGGAGCGGTCGCCCATGCGGAACGCCGAAGCGCGGGTAACCCTGGGGGTCACCGCAGCGCGAGAGGGCGACCTCGAACAAGCCCTCATCCACGGCGAGCGCGCCCTACAGGGTGAGCGTCAGTCTGTCCCCTCCCTGATCATGACCAGTCGAGAACTCGCGGCCGTCATGAGGCAGCGCTACAGCACCGAACCGGCTGCACAGGACTACCTGAATCACCTGCAAGACCTGGGCAGGGAGAAGCCGGGATTCCTCCCTTCCTGA
- a CDS encoding protein spdB: MLGAVAYACSGVGQSCGAGRWSADGGWLATLAYERRLAAQGDHSRIVTGVGWFFGLIAAGVLVAHALTAEQSAGAWLAVAWLPVAAKALWLVHGLWERTALTPVALDAIRGIQQEARDEAAVARARLRADAATEETRLTAVTGAGARVARVQARTAKTLARAWSTLEETRQGEDTGRALTSVTSRVTPGVTPVWELPVWGPTEPVTALSLESGPVLTDAALDALVDGITHSETPALSYREMAARFRQAGHSASEVRLRAAWKRVA; encoded by the coding sequence ATGCTCGGGGCGGTCGCGTACGCCTGTTCCGGGGTGGGCCAGTCCTGCGGGGCGGGGCGGTGGTCGGCGGACGGGGGATGGCTTGCCACCCTCGCCTACGAACGCCGCCTCGCCGCGCAGGGCGACCACAGCCGCATCGTTACCGGCGTCGGCTGGTTCTTCGGTCTGATCGCGGCCGGTGTCCTGGTCGCCCACGCGCTGACCGCCGAACAGTCGGCCGGCGCATGGCTGGCCGTGGCGTGGCTGCCGGTCGCAGCGAAAGCGCTGTGGCTGGTCCACGGGCTGTGGGAGCGCACCGCGCTGACCCCGGTGGCGTTGGACGCGATCCGGGGCATTCAGCAGGAAGCGCGGGATGAGGCGGCCGTGGCGCGTGCCCGACTGCGGGCGGACGCCGCGACCGAGGAGACCCGGCTGACGGCCGTGACGGGGGCCGGTGCCCGCGTCGCACGCGTGCAGGCCAGGACCGCAAAAACCCTCGCGCGGGCGTGGTCGACGCTGGAGGAGACGCGGCAGGGCGAGGACACCGGCAGGGCGCTGACCAGCGTGACGAGCCGCGTCACACCCGGCGTCACGCCGGTCTGGGAGCTCCCGGTGTGGGGTCCCACCGAACCGGTCACCGCGCTCTCTTTGGAGTCGGGTCCCGTGCTCACCGATGCGGCGCTTGACGCGCTGGTCGACGGGATCACGCACAGCGAGACCCCGGCTCTGTCGTATCGCGAGATGGCTGCCCGGTTTCGCCAGGCTGGTCATTCCGCCTCTGAGGTCCGGTTGCGGGCCGCGTGGAAGCGCGTGGCGTGA
- a CDS encoding tyrosine-type recombinase/integrase — translation MAEDKKKRTRQPNGRSSIYFGKDGKWHGRVTVGVRDDGTPDRRHVERKTRAEVTAAVAELEKQRDAKTVRKPGKAWTVKAWLTHWIENVAPLAVNDNTMVGYGVAVRKHLIPGLGAHRLDRLKPEHIEVFYAKMQANGSKPATAHQVHRTFRTALNEAVRRGHLGKNPVLLAKAPKTGDHEVEPYTVQEVQRLLKAADRHRNSARWAVALALGLRQGEVLGLQWVDVDLDDGFLVVRRSRHRPQYAHGCAEPCGRKAAGYCPQKRRTNPELTVTKSRAGRRAVGLPEQLVDLLRAHLKAQEAEREAAGKRWEENGLVFPDEYGRSPSHRRDWSEWKALLAEAKVRDARLHDARHTAATVLLILGVPERAVMGLMGWSTTAMAARYQHMVDAVRTDIARQVDGLIWKVDGDGPSDADGSAGVPVEND, via the coding sequence GTGGCAGAGGACAAGAAGAAGCGCACGCGACAGCCGAACGGCCGAAGCTCGATCTACTTCGGAAAGGACGGCAAATGGCACGGCCGCGTCACCGTCGGCGTCCGCGACGACGGCACGCCGGACCGCCGTCACGTCGAACGCAAGACCCGCGCCGAAGTGACGGCCGCCGTAGCCGAGTTGGAGAAGCAGCGAGACGCCAAGACCGTGCGGAAGCCCGGTAAGGCATGGACGGTCAAGGCTTGGCTGACCCACTGGATTGAGAACGTCGCGCCCCTCGCCGTCAACGACAACACGATGGTCGGGTACGGCGTGGCCGTCCGGAAGCACCTCATTCCCGGCTTGGGCGCTCACCGTCTCGACAGGCTGAAGCCCGAGCACATCGAGGTGTTCTACGCCAAGATGCAGGCCAACGGCAGCAAGCCCGCGACCGCTCACCAGGTGCACCGGACCTTTCGCACTGCGCTCAACGAGGCTGTACGGCGGGGGCATCTCGGCAAGAACCCGGTGCTGTTGGCCAAAGCGCCGAAGACGGGGGATCACGAGGTAGAGCCCTACACCGTCCAAGAGGTACAGCGGCTGTTGAAGGCCGCTGACCGGCACCGCAACTCCGCACGGTGGGCCGTCGCCCTCGCGCTCGGTCTGCGTCAAGGGGAGGTGCTGGGCTTGCAGTGGGTGGACGTGGACCTTGACGATGGATTCCTCGTAGTCCGCCGTAGCCGCCACCGGCCGCAATACGCCCACGGGTGCGCCGAGCCCTGCGGACGCAAGGCCGCGGGGTACTGCCCGCAGAAGCGACGGACCAACCCGGAGTTGACCGTTACCAAGTCGCGCGCCGGCCGCCGCGCGGTCGGTCTCCCCGAACAGCTCGTTGACCTACTCCGTGCACACCTCAAGGCGCAGGAAGCGGAGAGGGAGGCGGCCGGGAAACGCTGGGAGGAGAACGGCCTGGTCTTCCCGGATGAGTACGGCCGTAGCCCGTCCCATCGCCGGGACTGGTCTGAGTGGAAGGCACTTCTGGCAGAGGCGAAGGTTCGTGACGCGCGTTTGCACGACGCACGCCACACTGCTGCCACCGTGCTGCTCATCCTCGGGGTACCCGAGCGCGCCGTGATGGGCCTTATGGGATGGTCGACAACCGCCATGGCCGCCCGGTATCAGCACATGGTCGACGCGGTGCGGACTGACATCGCGAGGCAAGTGGATGGTCTGATCTGGAAGGTGGATGGAGACGGGCCGAGCGATGCCGATGGGTCGGCCGGGGTGCCCGTGGAGAATGATTAG
- a CDS encoding winged helix-turn-helix domain-containing protein, with the protein MTVTGGPKPKAVQVADALRDDIKKMKPGEKLPSQRDLMDRFGFASQTIQNGLAALRAEGLIVSAGNLGNFVSDGSAPSGDVRDDIKEIRSQLQALTERLEALESRSAPGGA; encoded by the coding sequence ATGACTGTCACAGGAGGGCCCAAACCGAAGGCGGTGCAGGTCGCAGACGCGCTCCGCGACGACATCAAGAAGATGAAGCCAGGGGAGAAGCTCCCGTCTCAGCGAGACCTGATGGACCGCTTCGGGTTCGCTAGCCAGACGATCCAGAACGGGCTAGCCGCGCTCAGAGCCGAGGGGTTGATCGTGTCGGCGGGGAACCTGGGCAACTTCGTCAGCGACGGGTCTGCCCCTAGTGGCGATGTACGTGATGACATCAAGGAAATCCGCTCCCAACTCCAGGCGTTGACCGAACGGCTCGAAGCGCTGGAAAGCCGCTCCGCACCGGGTGGCGCTTGA
- a CDS encoding helix-turn-helix domain-containing protein — MDEHDTPDIPADDDPTLVFLTVKEAARRLRIGRTTCYGLIRTGELESVMVGGLRRVPVDAPVAYATRLRTTQRAA; from the coding sequence GTGGACGAACACGACACCCCCGACATCCCCGCCGACGACGACCCGACCCTCGTTTTCCTCACCGTCAAAGAGGCCGCCCGCCGACTCCGCATCGGCCGGACCACGTGCTATGGGCTCATCCGCACCGGAGAACTGGAGTCCGTCATGGTCGGTGGACTCCGCAGGGTCCCGGTCGACGCGCCGGTCGCCTACGCGACCCGTCTCCGCACCACCCAACGCGCCGCTTGA
- a CDS encoding DNA methylase, with product MTQPRTFGEGPSDPATRSGRVPRPRLLDLFSCAGGAAIGYHRAGFAVDGCDIADRPNYPFPYHHGDALTYLAALIASGEIHRYAFVHASPPCQHGCALTVGTNASQGWGRTHVDLVAPVRDLLDATGLPYVMEQPNGRAKIRKDLTLCGEMFGLGVIRHRNFELGGWTTVQPAHAPHRGRVRGYRHGRFYDGPYVAAYGNGGGKPSVAELQAAMGITWTDVREELTEAIPPAYTEFIGRAHLAATATLGAAA from the coding sequence ATGACCCAACCGCGCACATTCGGCGAGGGCCCTTCGGACCCTGCCACCCGATCGGGGCGCGTGCCCCGGCCGCGCCTGCTGGATTTGTTCTCGTGCGCTGGCGGTGCCGCCATCGGCTACCACCGGGCCGGGTTCGCGGTGGACGGCTGTGACATCGCCGACCGCCCCAACTACCCCTTCCCCTACCACCACGGCGACGCTCTGACCTACCTCGCCGCCCTGATCGCCTCCGGTGAGATCCACCGGTACGCGTTCGTCCACGCCTCCCCGCCGTGCCAGCACGGATGCGCGCTGACCGTGGGCACCAACGCCTCCCAGGGATGGGGCCGCACGCACGTCGACCTGGTCGCCCCCGTCCGCGACCTCCTTGACGCAACCGGTCTGCCGTACGTGATGGAACAGCCCAACGGCCGCGCGAAGATCCGCAAGGACCTGACGCTGTGCGGTGAGATGTTCGGTCTCGGGGTCATCCGTCACCGCAACTTCGAGTTGGGTGGCTGGACCACCGTGCAGCCGGCGCACGCCCCGCACCGGGGCCGCGTGCGCGGCTACCGGCACGGCCGCTTCTACGACGGCCCCTATGTGGCCGCGTACGGCAACGGCGGCGGCAAGCCGTCCGTGGCGGAACTCCAGGCCGCCATGGGCATCACGTGGACCGACGTGCGCGAGGAACTGACGGAGGCGATCCCGCCCGCCTACACCGAGTTCATCGGCCGCGCCCACCTCGCCGCCACGGCGACACTGGGGGCGGCGGCATGA
- a CDS encoding IS3 family transposase (programmed frameshift) has protein sequence MPKPYPEEFRQDVVRVARNRGPGVTVEQVATDFGVHPMTLWKWMRRADIDDGTKPGTTGQESAELREARRRIKLLEQENEVLRRAAAYLSQAHLPKRIYPLVKELAGDGVPVTVACRVLKLARQPYYRWLDQPVTDAMLEEAYRANALFDAHRDDPEFGYRFLADEARGAGAVMADRTAWRICRDNRWWSVFGKKRGKAKKAGPPVHDDLVRRDFTAVGPNRLWLADITEHATGEGKLYLCAIKDVFSKRIVGYSMDTRMKSRLAVTALNNAVARRGHVDGCILHSDRGSQFRSRKFVRALDRHRIVGSIGRVGAAGDNAAMESFFSLLQKNVLDRRSWATREELRIAIVTWIERTYHRRRRQASLGRLTPVEFESVMTTPALQAA, from the exons GTGCCCAAGCCTTATCCGGAGGAGTTCCGCCAGGACGTTGTGCGGGTCGCGAGGAACCGCGGTCCGGGTGTGACGGTCGAGCAGGTGGCCACCGACTTCGGAGTCCATCCGATGACGTTGTGGAAGTGGATGCGTCGCGCGGACATCGACGACGGAACCAAGCCCGGAACGACCGGCCAGGAGAGCGCAGAGCTTCGGGAAGCTCGTCGGCGGATCAAGCTGCTGGAGCAGGAGAACGAGGTTCTGCGGCGGGCCGCGGCCTATCTGTCACAGGCGCATCTGCCG AAAAGGATCTACCCGCTCGTGAAGGAGCTGGCCGGGGACGGGGTGCCCGTCACGGTTGCGTGCCGGGTGCTGAAGCTCGCCAGGCAGCCCTACTACCGCTGGCTGGACCAGCCGGTGACCGATGCCATGCTGGAGGAGGCGTACCGCGCGAACGCGCTGTTCGACGCGCACCGTGACGACCCGGAGTTCGGCTACCGCTTCCTGGCAGACGAAGCGCGCGGTGCCGGGGCCGTGATGGCGGACCGGACCGCGTGGCGAATCTGCCGGGACAACCGCTGGTGGAGCGTGTTCGGCAAGAAGCGCGGCAAGGCCAAGAAGGCCGGCCCGCCGGTGCACGACGACCTGGTCCGCCGTGACTTCACCGCGGTTGGCCCGAACCGGCTGTGGCTCGCCGACATCACCGAACACGCCACCGGCGAAGGCAAGTTGTATCTCTGTGCGATCAAGGATGTCTTCAGCAAAAGGATCGTCGGCTACTCGATGGACACGCGGATGAAGTCCCGCCTGGCCGTCACAGCCCTCAACAACGCTGTCGCCCGGCGTGGACACGTCGACGGGTGCATTCTGCACAGCGATCGCGGGTCGCAGTTCCGGTCACGGAAGTTCGTCCGGGCGCTCGATCGTCACCGGATCGTCGGTTCGATAGGGAGGGTCGGGGCGGCAGGCGACAACGCGGCCATGGAGTCCTTCTTCAGCCTGCTGCAGAAGAACGTCCTCGACCGTCGATCGTGGGCCACCCGCGAGGAACTGCGGATTGCGATCGTGACCTGGATCGAGAGGACCTACCACCGGCGCCGCAGACAAGCCTCGCTCGGCCGGCTGACCCCCGTCGAATTCGAGAGCGTCATGACCACACCGGCTCTCCAGGCCGCGTGA
- a CDS encoding YfjI family protein has product MTPQPVDSSDLWAGLPTLQDPPGEDDTAPDVWEDPIPLTGRRERPPFPAHVFPAWLGEFVTAVAEETQTPVDLGGSVALAVLATAAGGRSVVHVRGNWREPTNLYTVVALPPGNRKSAVFSLLTDPLYEAEKQLKAAMKPVIVEAELTARLAKEAADKATTKAASADGDKRDEMVKTAIGLAQTADTLTVPAEPLLLADDCTPETVTSLIAEQGGRLSVMSDEGGIFDIIAGRYSGSPNMEVFLKGHAGGRLRVNRQTRREYVDAPALTMGLAVQPDVLVDMGKIKGGKGRGLLGRFLYSLPVSTVGERKVITDPVPEQTAATYAARVIDLTLSLADWTDPAVIQLTPEADAALIVYQQRVEPRLKERGGTLGHINDWAGKLVGAIARMAALLHLAEHGGNGYAHPVTEATMNAAIELGEYYTAHALAVFDAMGADLVLSRARSVLDALRDNQWEDVSRRDVFSVLSRSEVPTIADLEPALALLEDHGYLRSYQPERTGKRGRPPAPRLQAHPALRHGGR; this is encoded by the coding sequence ATGACTCCACAGCCTGTGGACAGCTCCGACCTATGGGCCGGACTGCCCACCCTGCAAGACCCGCCCGGCGAGGACGACACGGCACCGGACGTGTGGGAGGACCCCATTCCCCTCACCGGCCGCCGCGAACGTCCGCCGTTCCCCGCTCACGTCTTCCCTGCCTGGTTGGGGGAGTTCGTGACGGCCGTCGCCGAGGAGACGCAGACACCGGTGGACCTCGGAGGGTCGGTCGCCCTCGCCGTGCTCGCCACGGCGGCCGGTGGCCGGTCGGTGGTTCATGTGCGCGGCAACTGGCGCGAGCCCACCAACCTCTACACCGTGGTGGCGCTTCCACCCGGCAACCGCAAGTCCGCTGTCTTCTCCCTGCTGACCGACCCGCTGTATGAGGCGGAGAAGCAGCTCAAGGCGGCGATGAAGCCGGTCATCGTCGAGGCGGAGCTGACGGCGAGGCTGGCCAAGGAGGCGGCGGACAAGGCCACCACCAAGGCCGCGTCCGCCGACGGCGACAAGCGCGACGAGATGGTGAAGACCGCCATCGGACTCGCGCAGACCGCCGACACGCTCACCGTGCCGGCCGAACCCCTCCTGCTCGCCGACGACTGCACACCCGAGACGGTCACCTCGCTGATCGCGGAACAGGGCGGCCGGCTGTCGGTGATGAGCGATGAGGGCGGAATCTTCGACATCATCGCCGGTCGCTACTCGGGCAGTCCCAACATGGAGGTCTTCCTCAAAGGCCATGCCGGGGGCCGCCTGCGGGTGAACCGGCAGACCCGCCGTGAGTACGTGGACGCTCCCGCTCTGACCATGGGACTGGCCGTTCAACCCGATGTGCTCGTCGACATGGGGAAGATCAAGGGCGGGAAGGGGCGCGGACTGTTGGGCCGCTTCCTGTACTCGCTGCCGGTGTCGACGGTCGGCGAGCGGAAGGTCATCACCGACCCGGTCCCCGAGCAGACCGCCGCCACCTACGCCGCGAGGGTCATCGACCTCACCCTGTCGCTCGCGGACTGGACCGACCCGGCCGTCATCCAACTCACCCCCGAGGCGGACGCGGCCCTGATCGTGTATCAGCAACGAGTCGAACCGCGGCTCAAGGAACGCGGCGGGACACTGGGCCACATCAACGACTGGGCCGGGAAACTCGTCGGAGCGATCGCCCGCATGGCCGCGTTGTTGCACCTCGCCGAACACGGCGGCAACGGCTACGCCCACCCGGTCACCGAGGCCACCATGAACGCGGCAATCGAGCTGGGGGAGTACTACACCGCCCACGCCCTCGCCGTCTTCGACGCCATGGGCGCCGATCTGGTCCTGTCCCGCGCCCGCAGCGTGCTGGACGCGCTGAGGGACAACCAGTGGGAGGACGTCAGCCGACGGGACGTCTTCAGCGTCCTGTCCCGCAGCGAGGTCCCCACCATCGCCGACCTCGAACCCGCCCTCGCGCTCCTGGAAGACCACGGATACCTGCGGTCCTACCAGCCCGAGCGCACCGGCAAGCGCGGACGTCCCCCGGCACCCCGCCTACAGGCCCACCCCGCCCTGCGCCACGGCGGCCGGTGA
- a CDS encoding Lsr2 family DNA-binding protein: protein MTALKPFTEKSRERVVSSAARPAAASSSGTSSARANWLAEVREWALSVGHKVSDRGRIAQEIRDAYVKANPEKPEPTA from the coding sequence GTGACCGCCCTCAAGCCGTTCACTGAGAAGTCCCGTGAGCGAGTGGTCTCCTCTGCGGCGCGTCCGGCCGCAGCCTCCAGCTCGGGCACATCGTCCGCTCGGGCCAATTGGCTGGCCGAGGTTCGGGAGTGGGCTCTGTCTGTGGGGCACAAGGTGAGCGACCGTGGCCGGATCGCTCAGGAGATCCGGGATGCCTACGTGAAGGCCAACCCGGAGAAGCCCGAGCCGACTGCCTGA